From Streptomyces sp. NBC_00237, a single genomic window includes:
- a CDS encoding rod shape-determining protein — protein sequence MSFIGRDMAVDLGTANTLVYVRGKGIVLNEPSVVAINTNTGGILAVGSEAKKMIGRTPGNIVAVRPLKDGVIADFEITERMLRYFILKIHKRRYLARPRVVVCVPSGITGVERRAVIEASTQAGARQVHIIEEPMAAAIGSGLPVHEATGNMVVDIGGGTTEVAVISLGGIVTAQSIRVAGDELDNAIIQHIKKEYSLLLGERTAEQIKITIGSAYDLDKDEHTEIRGRDLVSGLPKTVVISAAEVRKAIEEPVNAIVDAVKTTLDKCPPELSGDVMDRGIVLTGGGALLRGLDERLRRETGMPIHIAEDPLDSVALGSGKCVEEFEALQQVLDAQPRR from the coding sequence ATGTCGTTCATCGGCCGTGATATGGCTGTCGACCTCGGGACCGCCAACACGCTGGTGTACGTCAGGGGTAAGGGCATCGTGCTCAACGAGCCCTCCGTCGTCGCCATCAACACCAACACCGGCGGCATCCTCGCCGTCGGCTCCGAGGCGAAGAAGATGATCGGCCGTACGCCGGGCAACATCGTTGCCGTACGGCCCCTGAAGGACGGCGTGATCGCCGACTTCGAGATCACCGAGCGGATGCTCCGCTACTTCATCCTGAAGATCCACAAGCGCCGCTACCTGGCCCGCCCCCGCGTCGTGGTCTGCGTGCCCTCCGGCATCACCGGAGTGGAGCGCCGCGCCGTCATCGAGGCGTCCACCCAGGCGGGCGCCCGCCAGGTGCACATCATCGAGGAACCCATGGCCGCCGCCATCGGCTCCGGCCTGCCCGTCCACGAGGCCACCGGCAACATGGTCGTGGACATCGGCGGCGGCACCACCGAGGTCGCCGTGATCTCGCTCGGAGGAATCGTCACGGCACAGTCGATCCGCGTCGCGGGCGACGAGCTGGACAACGCGATCATCCAGCACATCAAGAAGGAGTACTCCCTCCTCCTCGGGGAGCGGACCGCCGAACAGATCAAGATCACCATCGGTTCGGCGTACGACCTCGACAAGGACGAGCACACCGAGATCCGCGGCCGTGACCTCGTGTCCGGTCTGCCGAAGACCGTCGTGATCTCCGCCGCCGAGGTCCGCAAGGCCATCGAGGAGCCGGTCAACGCGATCGTCGACGCCGTCAAGACGACGCTCGACAAGTGCCCTCCGGAGCTCTCCGGCGACGTCATGGACCGAGGCATCGTCCTCACCGGCGGCGGCGCCCTGCTCCGCGGCCTCGACGAGCGCCTGCGCCGCGAGACCGGCATGCCGATCCACATCGCCGAGGACCCGCTCGACTCCGTCGCGCTCGGATCCGGCAAGTGCGTCGAGGAGTTCGAGGCGCTCCAGCAAGTGCTGGACGCCCAGCCCCGCAGATAG
- the ndk gene encoding nucleoside-diphosphate kinase: MTQRTLVLLKPDAVRRGLIGEVIGRIERKANWTIGALELRSLDQDTLEAHYGEHKGKPFYEPLVAFMSSGPIVALVVEGERVIEGVRQLAGPTDPIAAAPGSIRGDFGTIVRENLIHASDSEESAERELKLFFPGLV, from the coding sequence GTGACCCAGCGCACCCTCGTCCTGCTCAAGCCCGACGCCGTCCGCCGCGGACTGATCGGCGAGGTCATCGGCCGCATCGAGCGCAAGGCCAACTGGACGATCGGCGCGCTGGAGCTGCGCAGCCTGGACCAGGACACCCTGGAGGCGCACTACGGTGAGCACAAGGGCAAGCCCTTCTACGAGCCGCTCGTCGCCTTCATGTCCTCGGGCCCGATCGTCGCCCTCGTCGTCGAGGGCGAGCGCGTCATCGAGGGCGTACGCCAGCTGGCCGGTCCGACCGACCCGATTGCCGCGGCTCCGGGGTCCATTCGGGGCGACTTCGGCACCATCGTCCGCGAGAACCTCATCCACGCCTCGGACTCCGAGGAGTCCGCCGAGCGCGAGCTGAAGCTGTTCTTCCCGGGTCTCGTCTGA